The Arthrobacter russicus genome has a segment encoding these proteins:
- the nrdF gene encoding class 1b ribonucleoside-diphosphate reductase subunit beta, with amino-acid sequence MSHPRTAESAPRNFFDTAITPPGFAQDPQARIRPINWNRIGDEKDLEIWNRVTANFWLPEKVPLSNDLPSWQQLSELEQTLTMRVFTGLTMLDTVQATVGEICQIQHALTDHEEAVYTNIAFMQSIHARSYSSVFSTLCSTPRINEAYEWAIGNDLLQQRVKTVLAHYAGEAPLKRKAASTLLSSLLLYTGFYLPLHFSCRGVLTNTADMIRLILRDKAIHGYYSGYKFQRGIELAGRTEQAELRDFTSALLAELYALELAYTEELYAPLGLAENVAVFVRYNANKAMMNLGYPAPFAAAETAVNPEILAALSPGADENHDFFSGSGSAYVIGKSEGTNDADWDF; translated from the coding sequence ATGAGCCATCCCAGAACTGCCGAATCAGCCCCCAGGAACTTCTTCGACACCGCGATCACGCCCCCGGGCTTCGCCCAGGACCCACAAGCCCGCATCCGACCGATCAATTGGAATCGCATCGGGGATGAGAAAGACCTGGAAATCTGGAATCGGGTGACCGCGAATTTCTGGTTGCCGGAGAAAGTCCCACTGTCCAATGACCTGCCGTCCTGGCAGCAGTTGAGCGAACTCGAACAAACCCTCACCATGCGGGTCTTCACCGGGCTGACCATGCTGGACACCGTGCAGGCCACGGTGGGTGAGATCTGCCAGATCCAGCATGCCCTGACCGATCACGAGGAAGCCGTCTACACCAACATCGCGTTCATGCAATCCATCCACGCGCGGAGTTATTCTTCGGTCTTTTCCACCCTGTGCAGCACCCCGCGCATCAATGAAGCCTACGAATGGGCCATCGGAAACGACCTGCTGCAGCAGCGGGTGAAGACCGTGCTCGCGCATTACGCCGGCGAAGCGCCGCTCAAACGCAAAGCCGCCTCGACCCTGCTGTCCTCGTTGCTGCTCTACACCGGCTTTTATCTGCCCCTGCATTTTTCCTGCCGGGGCGTGCTGACCAATACTGCGGACATGATCCGGTTGATCCTGCGGGACAAGGCGATCCACGGCTATTACAGCGGCTACAAATTCCAGCGCGGCATCGAGCTGGCCGGCCGTACCGAACAGGCGGAACTGCGGGACTTCACCAGCGCGCTGCTGGCGGAACTCTATGCCCTCGAACTCGCCTACACGGAGGAACTGTATGCGCCTCTGGGACTTGCCGAGAACGTCGCGGTGTTCGTCCGGTACAACGCGAACAAGGCGATGATGAACCTGGGTTACCCGGCTCCCTTCGCAGCCGCCGAAACCGCAGTCAATCCGGAAATCTTGGCTGCGCTCTCTCCGGGGGCGGATGAGAACCACGATTTCTTCTCAGGTTCCGGCTCGGCATATGTGATCGGGAAGTCCGAAGGGACCAACGACGCCGACTGGGACTTCTGA
- a CDS encoding ribonuclease domain-containing protein — protein MRRTLSSAFSALLAAMILVLGGAFFLSPAQASPATAQPAAVHSAVLGGSAESAAARSGNPSDLPTINASALPKEGRDTLALIAKGGPYPYKQDDQTFSNREGILPAEPSGYYREYTVKTPGASDRGARRIIAGSDGEKYYTADHYASFKYIDESK, from the coding sequence ATGAGACGAACCCTCAGCTCTGCCTTCTCTGCCCTGCTCGCCGCCATGATCCTGGTGCTCGGCGGCGCCTTCTTCCTATCCCCGGCGCAGGCCTCGCCCGCGACGGCGCAGCCGGCCGCGGTCCATTCGGCGGTCCTCGGCGGCTCCGCGGAATCCGCGGCGGCCCGATCCGGGAACCCCTCCGACCTGCCCACCATCAATGCGTCCGCGCTGCCCAAGGAGGGCCGGGACACCCTCGCCCTGATCGCCAAGGGCGGCCCCTATCCGTACAAACAAGACGACCAGACATTCAGCAACCGCGAAGGCATTCTGCCCGCCGAGCCTAGCGGCTACTACCGGGAGTACACCGTGAAAACCCCGGGTGCTTCGGATCGCGGCGCCCGCCGGATCATCGCGGGTTCGGACGGCGAGAAGTATTACACCGCCGACCACTACGCGAGTTTCAAGTACATCGACGAAAGCAAATAA
- a CDS encoding barstar family protein codes for MTRPQVYEVAAAQSKDQVLDAFAAALDFPDYFGRNLDALADCLHDFAAAASAPTTVVWRVDAGFETTRSYRLIREILAEVAAKSKQESPKAAVSFVLQEQPPAPAVQRH; via the coding sequence ATGACCCGCCCGCAGGTCTATGAAGTGGCTGCCGCCCAGAGCAAGGACCAGGTTCTGGACGCCTTCGCGGCAGCGCTGGATTTCCCGGACTACTTCGGGCGCAACCTGGATGCGCTCGCCGATTGCCTGCATGATTTCGCGGCCGCGGCCAGTGCGCCCACCACGGTGGTCTGGCGCGTCGATGCGGGTTTCGAAACTACCCGGAGCTACCGCCTGATCCGGGAGATCCTGGCCGAGGTGGCGGCCAAGTCGAAGCAGGAGTCGCCCAAGGCCGCGGTGAGTTTCGTGCTGCAGGAACAGCCTCCGGCCCCGGCGGTCCAGCGGCACTAG
- a CDS encoding ribonuclease domain-containing protein, translating to MTTRAKSPAAKRKQLATLIAGVIAVLIVLGAAFLINKLGANDAAAPAASSAKASTGKTSSAKPTPASSGSTPGSSASAAASSKTNAPANPSKLPVIKASQLPKEGQQTLALIGKGGPYPYDRDDINFGNFEGVLPKQPGGYYREFTVPTPGASNRGAKRIIVGKSGEKYYTDDHYASFSFIQEDQ from the coding sequence ATGACGACCCGAGCGAAGTCTCCGGCCGCGAAACGGAAGCAGTTGGCAACCCTGATCGCCGGCGTGATCGCCGTATTGATCGTGCTGGGTGCCGCTTTCCTGATCAACAAGTTGGGCGCCAACGACGCCGCGGCGCCGGCGGCGAGTTCGGCCAAAGCCAGCACCGGCAAAACCAGTTCGGCGAAGCCGACGCCGGCGAGCTCGGGCAGCACCCCGGGCAGCTCCGCGAGTGCTGCCGCGAGCAGCAAAACCAACGCGCCGGCGAACCCGTCCAAACTCCCGGTGATCAAGGCTTCGCAACTCCCCAAGGAAGGTCAGCAGACTTTGGCTTTGATTGGCAAAGGCGGCCCGTACCCCTATGACCGGGACGACATCAACTTCGGGAACTTCGAGGGGGTCCTGCCGAAGCAACCCGGTGGCTATTACCGTGAATTCACCGTGCCGACGCCGGGTGCCTCGAATCGCGGAGCCAAGCGGATCATCGTCGGAAAGAGCGGCGAGAAGTATTACACGGACGACCATTACGCCAGTTTTTCGTTCATCCAGGAGGACCAATGA
- the glgX gene encoding glycogen debranching protein GlgX, with protein sequence MTEILSATVLGAAASRPFPLGLSAPLQGDPATVVNVAVWAPDLTELILYFRPPGGAWQAQLLPEFSDGVHHGVVEGMPVGSHYGFGREDVEPESSQLLLDPYARAIDSGEHLLGVRMAADFDWGGDAAPLTPWRDSVIYEAHVKGLTKLHPEVPEEIRGSYAGLAHPAMIRHLRELGVTAVQLLPIHAHLDEVHLRELGLPNYWGYNTIGYFAPHAQYASAAAQAAGPQAVQDELKGMVKLLHAAGIEVILDVVYNHTAEGSQGEPALSWRGLAEHRYYRFDGDPAAGAGYLDTTGVGNTLDFGEPKVIQMALDSLRYWVEEFHIDGFRFDLAVTLGRDAANAFSPQHPFLVAAATSQALSGVKLISEPWDLGNDGWQTGRFPVGWADWNDNFRDSIRDFWLADQGSIANGGTGGGLARLADALSGSTRLFAASGRSQLASINLVTAHDGFTLADLTAYNQKHNAANGEDNRDGNDNNRSWNHGAEGPTEDAGILAARRQSAKNVMATLLLSLGVPMITAGDELGRSQQGNNNAYCQDNEISWLDWSAADQDLFAATRGLVRLRKDYLSAQPSTYPARDETSYLHWFDAAGNPLSPEQWQDGSQRVLQMLLGSPDGVMDGLVVFNGTAEPVDVVLPPLDGREFEHRFSTNASHPERQGSLHRPGSTDQVDANTITIYKA encoded by the coding sequence ATGACCGAGATTCTTTCCGCCACCGTGCTCGGCGCGGCGGCTTCCCGGCCGTTTCCGCTCGGCCTGAGCGCGCCTTTGCAGGGCGACCCGGCCACCGTGGTGAATGTCGCCGTCTGGGCCCCGGACCTGACCGAACTGATCCTCTATTTCCGGCCTCCGGGCGGAGCCTGGCAAGCGCAGCTTTTGCCGGAGTTTTCGGACGGAGTGCACCACGGGGTCGTGGAAGGCATGCCGGTCGGATCGCACTACGGCTTCGGCCGCGAGGACGTCGAGCCGGAATCCAGCCAATTGCTGCTGGACCCGTATGCCCGGGCGATCGACTCCGGAGAACACCTGCTGGGCGTCCGGATGGCCGCAGATTTCGATTGGGGCGGCGATGCGGCACCCTTGACCCCTTGGCGGGACAGCGTCATCTACGAGGCGCATGTCAAAGGCCTGACCAAGCTGCATCCTGAGGTTCCGGAGGAGATCCGAGGCAGTTACGCGGGCTTGGCGCATCCGGCGATGATCCGGCATTTGCGCGAACTCGGCGTCACCGCGGTCCAGTTGCTCCCGATCCATGCGCACCTCGACGAGGTGCATTTGCGCGAGCTCGGGCTGCCGAATTATTGGGGCTACAACACGATCGGCTATTTCGCCCCACACGCCCAGTACGCCTCCGCCGCGGCGCAGGCTGCCGGGCCGCAGGCCGTGCAGGACGAGCTCAAAGGCATGGTCAAGCTGCTGCACGCGGCCGGGATCGAAGTGATCCTCGACGTGGTCTACAACCATACGGCCGAGGGCTCGCAGGGCGAACCGGCACTGAGTTGGCGCGGCTTGGCGGAGCACCGGTACTACCGGTTCGACGGCGACCCGGCGGCGGGTGCCGGCTATCTGGACACCACCGGGGTCGGCAACACTTTGGACTTCGGGGAGCCGAAGGTGATCCAAATGGCGCTGGATTCGCTGCGTTACTGGGTCGAGGAATTCCACATCGACGGATTCCGCTTCGATCTGGCGGTCACCCTGGGCCGGGACGCAGCCAATGCGTTCAGTCCGCAGCATCCGTTCCTGGTCGCCGCGGCGACCTCGCAGGCGCTATCCGGGGTGAAACTGATTTCGGAGCCTTGGGATTTGGGCAACGACGGTTGGCAGACCGGCCGGTTCCCGGTGGGTTGGGCCGATTGGAATGACAATTTCCGGGATTCGATCCGCGATTTCTGGCTTGCCGACCAAGGTTCGATCGCCAATGGCGGGACCGGCGGCGGGCTGGCCCGGCTCGCCGATGCGCTCTCCGGTTCGACCCGGTTGTTCGCCGCCTCCGGGCGCAGCCAACTCGCGTCGATCAACCTGGTGACCGCGCACGACGGGTTCACTCTGGCGGATCTGACCGCTTACAACCAGAAACACAATGCGGCCAACGGCGAGGACAACCGGGACGGCAATGACAACAACCGGTCCTGGAACCACGGTGCCGAAGGGCCGACCGAGGATGCCGGGATTTTGGCGGCCCGTCGGCAGAGCGCGAAAAACGTGATGGCGACGTTGCTGCTCTCCCTGGGCGTGCCGATGATCACCGCCGGCGACGAACTCGGCCGCAGCCAGCAGGGCAACAACAATGCCTACTGCCAGGACAACGAGATTTCCTGGCTCGACTGGTCGGCGGCGGATCAAGACCTGTTCGCGGCGACCCGCGGCCTGGTCCGGTTGCGCAAGGACTATCTTTCGGCGCAGCCTTCCACCTACCCGGCGCGGGACGAGACGTCCTATCTGCACTGGTTCGACGCGGCGGGCAACCCCTTGTCCCCGGAGCAGTGGCAGGACGGCTCGCAGCGGGTTTTGCAGATGCTGCTCGGCTCCCCGGACGGCGTGATGGACGGCCTGGTGGTCTTCAACGGCACCGCGGAACCGGTCGACGTGGTCCTGCCGCCGCTGGACGGTCGGGAGTTCGAACACCGGTTCAGCACCAATGCCTCGCATCCGGAGCGCCAGGGCAGTCTGCACCGGCCCGGAAGCACCGACCAGGTCGACGCGAACACCATCACGATCTACAAGGCCTGA
- the rlmB gene encoding 23S rRNA (guanosine(2251)-2'-O)-methyltransferase RlmB has protein sequence MAGNPRAAKGKKGPSKGTGGLGRKALEGKGPTPKAEDRPYHKAYRAKELAERSAAKRPGSSSGQGAQRGGQRRGRASEEMVTGRNSVVEALRAGVPAKALYIAVRIEVDDRVKEVLKLASERGIPLMETHKPELDRMTDEAVHQGLALQIPPYNYADAIDLAQETMDKYKKGYIKHAPLIVALDGITDPRNLGAIIRSVSAFAGHAVVVPERRSVGLTASAWKTSAGAAVRVPVARAGNLNRALESFKGMGYFVLGLDGDGDVSLPELAVAKEPVCIVVGSEGKGLSRLVRENCDQIVSIPIDSAMESLNASMAVGISLYEVSRQRVAPKPGSTTA, from the coding sequence ATGGCTGGAAATCCCCGCGCCGCCAAAGGCAAGAAGGGCCCGTCGAAAGGCACTGGAGGCCTCGGCCGCAAGGCGCTCGAAGGCAAAGGCCCCACGCCCAAGGCCGAAGACCGTCCATACCACAAGGCCTACCGGGCCAAGGAACTCGCCGAGCGCTCGGCCGCGAAGCGCCCCGGCAGCTCCAGCGGCCAGGGCGCCCAGCGCGGTGGCCAACGGCGGGGCCGGGCCAGCGAGGAAATGGTCACCGGCCGCAATTCCGTGGTCGAGGCGCTGCGTGCCGGCGTGCCGGCGAAAGCGCTCTACATCGCGGTGCGGATCGAGGTCGACGACCGGGTCAAAGAGGTCTTGAAGCTGGCCTCGGAACGCGGCATCCCGCTGATGGAAACGCACAAGCCGGAGCTGGACCGGATGACCGATGAGGCTGTGCACCAGGGCCTGGCCCTGCAAATTCCGCCGTACAACTACGCGGACGCCATCGATCTCGCCCAAGAGACCATGGACAAATACAAAAAGGGCTACATCAAGCACGCGCCGCTGATCGTCGCCCTGGACGGCATTACCGATCCGCGCAACCTGGGCGCAATCATCCGCAGCGTCTCGGCCTTCGCCGGGCACGCCGTCGTCGTACCGGAACGGCGCAGCGTCGGTCTGACCGCCTCCGCCTGGAAGACCAGCGCCGGTGCGGCCGTGCGGGTCCCGGTGGCCCGGGCCGGAAACCTCAACCGGGCCCTGGAGTCCTTCAAGGGCATGGGCTACTTCGTGCTCGGGCTCGACGGCGACGGCGACGTTTCGCTCCCGGAACTCGCAGTGGCCAAAGAGCCGGTGTGCATCGTGGTCGGTTCCGAGGGCAAAGGCCTTTCCCGCTTGGTCCGGGAGAATTGCGATCAAATCGTCTCGATCCCGATCGATTCCGCGATGGAATCGCTCAACGCCTCGATGGCGGTGGGCATCAGCCTGTACGAAGTGTCCAGGCAACGCGTCGCGCCGAAACCGGGAAGCACCACTGCCTAG
- the cysS gene encoding cysteine--tRNA ligase produces MTLRFYDTATAEVRDFVPLVEGQASLYYCGATVQSEPHIGHLRSALVFDQLTRWLQAKGLKTTVVRNVTDIDDKILAKAAEAGEAWWARAYRYEQQFNAAYDKLGIGRPDYEPRATGHIPEMHTLIQDLIDRGHAYPAPDGSGDVYFDVRSWAKYGSLTHQNIDDMQAAADADPRGKKDPRDFALWKGRKAEEPATASWPSPWGPGRPGWHLECSAMVGKYLGDAFDIHGGGLDLRFPHHENEMAQSQAAGKPFANFWMHNGLVAYRGEKMSKSIGNVVGPEELFAQASPRVVRYYLGQAHYRSVLDYSPESLAEAEAALDRIEGFLAKVVSYLDQPGVSWTRYVREAGDLPVGFIEAMDDDLNVPRALAVLHEAVRSGNIALTNRDGSMLRVYFLQVVSMLDALGLASLPQTERNIDKRDEIVGPLIEARLSERAEARAAKDWARSDEIREQLEALGVKIEDSSNGATWSIERKQQR; encoded by the coding sequence GTGACTCTGCGCTTTTATGACACCGCAACAGCTGAAGTACGCGACTTCGTGCCCCTCGTCGAGGGCCAGGCTTCGCTGTACTACTGTGGTGCCACCGTGCAGAGCGAACCGCATATCGGGCATCTGCGCTCGGCGTTGGTCTTCGATCAGCTGACGCGCTGGCTGCAGGCCAAAGGGCTGAAGACCACGGTAGTGCGCAATGTCACCGATATCGACGACAAAATCCTGGCCAAGGCGGCCGAAGCCGGCGAGGCATGGTGGGCCCGCGCTTACCGCTATGAGCAGCAGTTCAATGCCGCCTACGACAAGCTCGGCATCGGCCGACCGGACTATGAACCCCGCGCTACCGGGCACATCCCGGAGATGCACACGCTGATCCAGGACCTGATCGACCGCGGCCACGCCTACCCGGCGCCCGACGGCTCCGGGGATGTGTATTTCGACGTGCGTTCCTGGGCCAAATACGGCTCGCTGACGCACCAGAACATCGACGATATGCAAGCGGCAGCGGACGCGGATCCGCGCGGCAAAAAAGATCCCCGCGACTTCGCGCTCTGGAAGGGCCGCAAAGCCGAAGAGCCCGCGACGGCGTCCTGGCCCAGCCCGTGGGGCCCCGGCCGTCCGGGCTGGCATCTGGAATGCTCCGCGATGGTGGGCAAGTACCTGGGCGACGCTTTCGACATCCATGGCGGCGGCCTGGACTTGCGCTTCCCGCACCACGAGAACGAGATGGCGCAGTCCCAGGCGGCCGGAAAGCCGTTCGCGAACTTCTGGATGCACAACGGCCTGGTGGCCTACCGGGGTGAGAAGATGTCCAAGTCGATCGGCAATGTGGTCGGCCCGGAAGAGTTGTTCGCGCAGGCTTCGCCGCGCGTGGTCCGGTACTACCTGGGCCAGGCGCATTACCGGTCGGTGCTGGATTATTCGCCGGAGTCCTTGGCCGAGGCAGAGGCTGCTTTGGACCGGATCGAGGGCTTCCTTGCCAAAGTGGTCAGCTATCTGGATCAGCCTGGGGTCAGCTGGACAAGGTATGTTCGTGAAGCCGGGGATCTTCCGGTGGGCTTCATCGAGGCCATGGACGATGATCTCAATGTGCCAAGGGCGCTTGCTGTGCTGCATGAAGCAGTACGTTCGGGGAACATTGCGCTTACTAATCGTGATGGTTCGATGTTGAGAGTCTACTTTTTACAGGTGGTCTCCATGTTGGATGCCCTGGGGCTGGCTTCTCTGCCACAAACTGAAAGAAATATCGATAAACGGGACGAGATCGTTGGTCCATTGATTGAAGCGCGGCTCTCTGAACGAGCTGAAGCCCGCGCTGCCAAGGATTGGGCACGCTCGGATGAGATCCGAGAGCAGCTAGAAGCGCTAGGCGTTAAGATCGAAGACTCATCCAATGGCGCCACGTGGTCCATTGAACGAAAGCAACAGAGGTAG
- the ispF gene encoding 2-C-methyl-D-erythritol 2,4-cyclodiphosphate synthase encodes MRLPRTGIGVDVHAYGDDSAELWLAGLHWPGEPGLSGHSDGDPVAHAAADALFSAAGIGDLGTHFGTDRPEYAGASGTTLLAAAARIIREAGFDIGNIAVQFVANRPKFGPRRAEAEAVLTEAAGAPVSVSATTSDALGFAGRGEGIAAIATALVYPSTGTAAQH; translated from the coding sequence ATGCGGCTCCCACGGACCGGCATCGGCGTCGACGTGCACGCCTACGGAGACGATTCCGCGGAACTCTGGTTGGCTGGTCTGCATTGGCCCGGAGAACCCGGTTTGTCCGGCCATTCGGACGGGGACCCGGTGGCGCATGCGGCAGCAGACGCGCTGTTTTCAGCGGCCGGCATCGGTGATTTGGGCACGCATTTCGGCACTGACCGGCCTGAATACGCCGGCGCTTCCGGAACGACGCTGCTCGCGGCCGCTGCTCGAATCATCCGCGAGGCGGGGTTCGACATCGGCAATATCGCGGTGCAGTTCGTGGCCAATCGGCCGAAGTTCGGTCCCCGCCGAGCCGAGGCGGAGGCGGTCTTGACCGAAGCCGCGGGTGCTCCGGTTTCGGTTTCCGCGACGACGTCGGACGCTTTGGGTTTCGCCGGGCGGGGCGAGGGGATCGCGGCGATCGCGACGGCCCTGGTGTACCCGAGCACCGGAACTGCAGCTCAACATTAG
- the ispD gene encoding 2-C-methyl-D-erythritol 4-phosphate cytidylyltransferase, translating into MDAQHELRVAVIVVAAGSGERLGQGQPKAQATLGAEPLLAHALRGVLAARVGQLVCVVVPRGDTELRAVCAGIDPEIITVDGGSTRSDSVGNALAVLPEGMDAVLVHDAARPLTPEEVFHRVRNALDAGAKAVIPALAVVDTIKRAQPAADPGIAPEQVHSTPQREELRAVQTPQGFDLATLRTAHEAATMFDDAQAAAITDDAMLVESRGVSVFLVRGSELSLKITTPTDLLIAEALLEGPAAPRWVEG; encoded by the coding sequence ATGGATGCTCAGCACGAATTGCGGGTGGCGGTCATCGTGGTGGCTGCCGGTTCCGGTGAACGGCTCGGACAGGGCCAGCCCAAGGCCCAGGCGACTCTGGGCGCGGAACCGCTGCTGGCACATGCGTTGCGCGGCGTCTTGGCTGCCCGGGTCGGCCAGCTGGTCTGCGTAGTGGTGCCGCGGGGGGATACCGAGTTGCGCGCGGTCTGCGCCGGGATCGATCCGGAGATCATCACGGTCGACGGCGGGTCCACCCGTTCCGACTCGGTCGGCAATGCCTTGGCAGTGTTGCCGGAAGGCATGGATGCGGTGCTGGTGCATGACGCGGCCCGGCCATTGACTCCCGAGGAAGTCTTCCACCGGGTGCGCAACGCCCTGGACGCCGGGGCGAAGGCGGTCATTCCCGCGCTGGCCGTGGTGGATACGATCAAGCGGGCGCAGCCTGCGGCGGATCCCGGCATCGCCCCGGAACAGGTGCACTCCACGCCGCAACGCGAGGAGTTGCGCGCGGTGCAGACGCCGCAGGGCTTCGACTTGGCCACCTTGCGGACCGCGCATGAGGCCGCGACGATGTTCGACGACGCGCAAGCCGCGGCGATCACCGACGACGCCATGCTGGTGGAGTCGCGGGGGGTTTCAGTGTTCCTGGTACGCGGCTCCGAGCTGAGTCTGAAGATCACCACGCCGACCGACCTGTTGATCGCCGAGGCCCTGCTCGAAGGCCCGGCCGCACCTCGTTGGGTGGAAGGCTGA
- a CDS encoding CarD family transcriptional regulator produces the protein MVFEVGETVVYPHHGAAKIEEIKMRTIKGEEKMYLKLKVAQGDLTIEVPAENVDLVGVRDVVGKEGLEHVFDVLRAEFTEEPTNWSRRYKANLEKLASGDVIKVAEVVRDLWRRDHDRGLSAGEKRMLAKARQILISELALAEKTDEEKAATVLDEVLAS, from the coding sequence ATGGTTTTTGAGGTCGGCGAGACAGTAGTTTACCCGCACCACGGTGCAGCAAAGATCGAAGAGATCAAAATGCGCACCATCAAGGGCGAAGAGAAAATGTATCTCAAGCTCAAAGTGGCCCAGGGTGACCTGACCATTGAAGTACCGGCAGAGAATGTCGATCTGGTTGGCGTCCGCGATGTGGTGGGCAAGGAAGGTTTGGAGCACGTTTTCGATGTGCTCCGGGCCGAGTTCACCGAGGAACCCACCAACTGGTCACGCCGGTACAAGGCGAATCTGGAGAAGTTGGCATCCGGCGATGTGATCAAGGTGGCAGAAGTCGTCCGCGACTTGTGGCGCCGGGATCATGACCGTGGGTTGTCAGCCGGAGAGAAGCGGATGCTGGCGAAAGCCCGGCAGATTCTGATTTCCGAGCTTGCTCTGGCGGAAAAGACTGACGAAGAAAAAGCAGCCACGGTATTGGATGAGGTTTTGGCCTCCTAG
- a CDS encoding response regulator transcription factor, with protein MSRILIVEDEESFSDPLSYLLAKEGFEVEVVDNGIDAITEFDRVGADLVLLDLQLPGQSGTEVCRQLRARSSVPVIMLTAKDSEIDKVVGLELGADDYVTKPYSSRELVARVRAVLRRQGEPEELMTTTVQAGPVRMDIERHVVSVNGDQVSLPLKEFELLEMLLRNSGRVLTRGQLIDRVWGSDYVGDTKTLDVHVKRLRSKIEPDPSAPRYLVTVRGLGYKFEP; from the coding sequence GTGAGCAGGATTTTGATCGTAGAGGACGAAGAGTCTTTTTCCGACCCCTTGTCCTATCTGCTGGCCAAGGAAGGTTTCGAGGTCGAGGTGGTGGACAACGGAATCGACGCGATCACCGAGTTCGACCGGGTGGGCGCCGATCTGGTGCTTCTGGACCTGCAGCTCCCGGGGCAGTCCGGAACCGAGGTCTGCCGGCAACTGCGGGCACGCTCGTCCGTTCCGGTGATCATGTTGACCGCGAAGGATTCGGAGATCGACAAGGTGGTGGGCCTGGAACTCGGTGCCGACGATTACGTTACGAAACCTTATTCATCGCGTGAGCTGGTGGCCCGGGTCCGGGCGGTGCTGCGCCGGCAAGGCGAGCCGGAAGAGCTGATGACCACGACGGTCCAGGCGGGCCCGGTGCGGATGGACATCGAGCGGCATGTGGTCAGTGTCAACGGCGACCAAGTGTCCCTGCCGCTGAAGGAGTTCGAGCTGCTGGAGATGCTTTTGCGCAACTCCGGCCGGGTGCTCACCCGCGGCCAACTGATCGACCGGGTCTGGGGTTCGGACTATGTCGGAGACACCAAAACCCTCGATGTGCACGTCAAACGGCTTCGCTCCAAAATCGAACCGGACCCGTCTGCGCCGCGGTATCTGGTGACGGTCCGCGGGCTGGGTTACAAGTTCGAGCCGTAA
- a CDS encoding sensor histidine kinase: MDPLLIGVASGLIGLLMGAFGVLAFTLSDRQRKVFDAEDEPSLPAGAAEVLAVVGRAFVVVDVLDGVVRASPGAYAFGLVRGHTVVHRELLQMTDRVRRGGVIEEHELELQRGPLGEGTIIVQVRVAPLGEDYVLLLADDRTEITRTEAIRNDFVANVSHELKTPVGAISLLAEALEASPDDEEAVRRFAQRMHKESLRLSALVQDIIELSRLQGADIVQQGHAVDLNNVIAEAVDRSKLQAEAKHIELVTGGTAPSPVFGDADLLVTAFRNLIDNAVRYSPEHTKVGIGLRRTEGLVSVSVSDQGDGISTEEQERIFERFYRVDAARSRQTGGTGLGLSIVKHVISNHGGEVTVWSQQGKGSTFTVRLPEMESQQNQGADGGIEDARRLSIPKE; the protein is encoded by the coding sequence GTGGACCCCCTGCTCATCGGAGTTGCCTCCGGACTGATCGGCCTGCTGATGGGCGCCTTCGGCGTGCTCGCATTCACGCTCAGCGACCGGCAGCGGAAGGTCTTCGACGCCGAGGACGAACCCAGCCTGCCGGCCGGTGCCGCGGAGGTGCTGGCCGTCGTCGGGCGGGCTTTCGTGGTGGTCGACGTGCTCGACGGCGTGGTCCGGGCCAGCCCGGGAGCGTATGCCTTCGGTCTGGTCCGCGGGCACACCGTGGTGCACCGGGAACTGCTGCAGATGACCGACCGGGTGCGCCGCGGCGGTGTGATCGAGGAACACGAACTGGAACTGCAGCGCGGACCGCTGGGCGAAGGCACCATCATCGTCCAGGTCCGGGTTGCCCCGCTCGGCGAAGACTACGTTCTGCTGTTGGCCGACGACCGCACCGAAATCACCCGGACCGAGGCAATCCGCAACGATTTCGTGGCTAACGTTTCGCACGAGCTGAAGACCCCGGTGGGTGCGATTTCGCTGCTCGCGGAGGCGCTTGAAGCGTCGCCGGACGACGAGGAAGCGGTGCGGCGGTTCGCGCAACGGATGCACAAGGAGTCGCTGCGGCTGTCCGCCCTGGTGCAGGACATCATCGAACTTTCCCGGTTGCAAGGGGCGGACATCGTGCAGCAGGGCCACGCCGTCGACCTGAACAATGTGATTGCCGAGGCGGTGGACCGTTCCAAACTGCAGGCCGAGGCGAAGCACATCGAGTTGGTGACCGGCGGCACTGCGCCGTCGCCGGTTTTCGGCGATGCGGACCTCCTGGTCACCGCGTTCCGGAATTTGATCGACAATGCCGTCCGCTACTCGCCGGAGCACACCAAGGTCGGCATCGGCCTGCGCCGGACCGAGGGGCTGGTCAGCGTCTCGGTCTCCGACCAGGGCGATGGGATCAGCACCGAGGAACAGGAGCGGATCTTCGAGCGCTTCTACCGGGTCGATGCGGCCAGGTCCCGGCAGACCGGAGGCACCGGACTCGGGCTGAGTATTGTGAAGCACGTGATTTCCAACCACGGAGGCGAAGTCACCGTGTGGTCCCAGCAAGGCAAGGGCTCAACATTCACGGTTCGTTTGCCGGAAATGGAAAGCCAGCAGAATCAAGGCGCAGACGGCGGCATCGAGGATGCCCGCCGGCTGTCCATACCGAAGGAGTGA